One Ricinus communis isolate WT05 ecotype wild-type chromosome 2, ASM1957865v1, whole genome shotgun sequence DNA segment encodes these proteins:
- the LOC8288902 gene encoding probable serine/threonine protein kinase IRE4 isoform X5, with protein MMNESNQTATDIPSGLNRIKTRRVQNPDDEYVTSRPPLKGKQKQNSISQRQRTLKGEEFHKGKKITRWLASYFSKGTSQVTADVSSNIEKRSLEHKTLDKFEQRRIKFVNGENHLDGNQPSVEILSQSKASKGLKSFSHELGPRGGIPPAQPRAHSYSDLKELLGSFHSRFDAAKEVVNAELASFARDAMDVLEIIDSSLQEELKMAEDLLILAQLCMEMACSQFRLKCEIIVQDLTEKRLQCQTGLVKWLYTRMLFILTRCTRLLQFQKDTEPIDEKSLRKLKKCLESVPSVDMSWVANHVIDDTDLDDALNQKGDIKRKLQGQNNLSSLPEAVCCGSQESDDQSGVTSGKDSLDFEQKLSCQKSRNESLFEVRQFCETDKSAISNSVNNSSCSLHDQEKFLDDSLQEQERVLDGSDLVICRICEEIVPISHLESHSYICAYADKCDLNCLDVDERLSNLAEMLEQIVESRNMNVHQSHGSPENSRPQNANSATTEACSPKISEWRNKGVEGMFEDIHEMDTAFIDDSHLPPVNLKGHLGMKLCNYGAPSSTGSMTSLSSTNTPKAGHFDSFWLEHNNPSELEDVPQMINLADIARSVANTDLSKEGSYEFLLACMQDLQDVLQHSKLKALVIDTFGGRIEKLLREKYLLACDITDAKSPKSDSKLKENSRLLLDNASQSSAMSTPVHSSHKERTSIDDFEIIKPISRGAFGKVFLARKRITGDLFAIKVLKKLDMLRKNDVQRILAERNILITVRNPFVVRFFYSFTCRDNLYLVMEYLNGGDLYSLLRKVGCLEEDVARIYIAELVLALEYLHSLGIVHRDLKPDNILIAHDGHIKLTDFGLSKIGLINSTMDLAGPETNEDEVSDAHNPHIQTEETNRQSAVGTPDYLAPEILLGTEHGYAADWWSVGIILFELITGIPPFTAERPEIIFDNILNRKIPWPPVPESMSYEAHDLINRLNHILFSEE; from the exons ATGATGAACGAATCAAACCAAACGGCGACCGATATTCCGTCCGGTTTGAATCGGATTAAGACGCGCCGAGTTCAAAATCCGGACGATGAATACGTAACTTCACGGCCTCCTCTGAAGGGAAAGCAAAAGCAGAATAGCATATCTCAAAGACAAAGGACATTAAAAGGAG AAGAATTCCATAAAGGAAAGAAGATAACTCGATGGCTCGCTTCATATTTTTCCAAGGGTACCAGCCAAGTTACTGCTGATGTTTCTTCAAATATTGAG AAGAGGAGCTTGGAACATAAGACACTTGACAAATTTGAGCAGAGACGAATAAAATTTGTCAATGGGGAGAATCATCTTGATGGAAATCAGCCTTCTGTGGAGATCTTAAGCCAGAGTAAAGCGTCAAAAGGCTTAAAAAGCTTTTCACATGAATTAGGACCAAGGGGTGGCATCCCACCTGCTCAGCCTCGGGCTCATAGTTATAGCGATTTGAAG GAACTACTGGGTTCATTTCATTCAAGATTTGATGCTGCTAAAGAAGTGGTGAATGCAGAACTGGCCAGTTTTGCAAGGGATGCCATGGATGTCCTTGAGATTATTGACTCTTCATTGCAAGAAGAGTTGAAAATGGCAGAGGATCTTCTTATTCTTGCTCAACTGTGTATGGAGATGGCCTGCTCTCAGTTCCGTCTCAAGTGTGAAATCATTGTTCAAGATCTGACTGAGAAAAGGCTACAGTGTCAAACAGGACTTGTAAAGTGGCTATATACTCGCAtgctttttatattgacaCGCTGCACTAGACTTTTGCAGTTTCAGAAAGACACTGAACCTATTGATGAGAAATCACTtcgtaaattaaaaaaatgcttAGAAAGTGTTCCTTCTGTTGACATGAGCTGGGTTGCCAATCATGTGATTGATGATACAGATCTAGATGATGCTTTAAATCAGAAAGGTGATATCAAACGAAAGTTGCAAGGACAGAATAATTTATCTTCTCTTCCTGAAGCAGTGTGTTGTGGTTCTCAAGAGTCAGATGATCAGAGTGGAGTAACTTCAGGGAAGGATTCTCTGGATTTTGAACAAAAGTTATCATGTCAGAAGTCCAGAAATGAGTCCCTTTTTGAAGTGCGTCAGTTTTGTGAAACTGATAAAAGTGCCATAAGCAATTCAGTGAACAATTCCAGTTGTTCACTTCATGATCAGGAAAAATTCTTAGATGATTCTCTTCAAGAACAGGAACGAGTTTTAGATGGATCTGATTTGGTGATTTGTAGAATATGTGAAGAAATTGTTCCTATTTCTCATTTAGAATCGCATTCTTATATATGTGCATATGCAGATAAGTGTGACTTAAATTGTCTAGATGTAGACGAACGCCTTTCAAACCTTGCCGAGATGTTGGAACAGATTGTAGAGTCCCGTAATATGAATGTCCATCAATCACATGGCAGTCCTGAAAATTCAAGACCCCAAAATGCAAATTCTGCCACAACTGAAGCTTGCTCTCCTAAGATAAGTGAATGGCGAAATAAAGGCGTGGAAGGAATGTTTGAGGACATACATGAGATGGATACGGCCTTCATTGATGATTCTCACCTACCCCCTGTTAATTTAAAGGGCCATCTGGGTATGAAATTATGCAATTATGGTGCACCTTCCTCAACTGGGAGCATGACATCGCTTTCCTCTACAAATACCCCTAAAGCTGGCCATTTTGATTCCTTCTGGTTGGAGCACAATAATCCTTCGGAGCTAGAGGATGTTCCACAG ATGATTAACCTTGCAGACATAGCCCGCTCTGTGGCAAATACAGATCTCTCAAAGGAAGGATCATATGAGTTCTTGCTTGCTTGTATGCAAGATCTGCAGGATGTTTTACAGCATAGCAAGCTCAAAGCTCTTGTAATAGACACCTTTGGGGGTCGGATAGAGAAACTTCTGCg GGAAAAATATTTACTTGCTTGTGACATAACAGATGCTAAGAGTCCTAAAAGTGACAGCAAGCTTAAGGAAAATTCTAGACTTCTGTTGGATAATGCATCTCAAAGTAGTGCTATGTCAACTCCTGTACATTCATCACATAAAGAGAGGACAAGCATTGATGATTTTGAAATCATCAAACCAATTAGTAGAGGTGCATTCGGAAAAGTCTTTCTTGCACGGAAACGGATAACAGGAGATTTGTTTGCAATAAAG GTGCTCAAGAAACTGGATATGTTGCGCAAGAATGATGTTCAGCGCATTTTAGCAGAGCGCAACATACTAATAACAGTTCGAAACCCATTTGTG GTTCGATTTTTTTATTCCTTCACCTGCAGGGATAACCTCTATTTGGTTATGGAATATCTCAATGGAGGTGATCTATACTCTTTGCTGAGAAAAGTTGGTTGCCTTGAGGAAGATGTAGCTCGTATATATATTGCGGAACTG GTACTTGCTTTAGAATATCTCCATTCTCTTGGGATTGTGCATCGGGATCTGAAACCAGACAATATATTGATTGCACATGATGGGCACATCAAG CTCACAGACTTCGGGCTATCGAAAATTGGCCTTATAAATAGCACCATGGATTTAGCAGGACCGGAGACAAATGAAGATGAAGTCTCAGATGCTCATAATCCACACATACAAACAGAAGAAACAAATCGGCAGTCAGCTGTTGGAACACCTGACTATCTGGCTCCTGAAATTCTTCTTGGGACTGAACATG GTTATGCTGCTGATTGGTGGTCCGTGGGGATAATCTTATTTGAACTTATAACTGGAATTCCTCCCTTCACTGCTGAACGGCCTGAG ATAATTTTCGACAACATTCTGAATAGGAAAATCCCCTGGCCTCCTGTCCCAGAGAGCATGTCTTATGAAGCCCACGACCTGATTAACAG
- the LOC8288903 gene encoding uncharacterized membrane protein At1g75140 — MASTHKGKLFSFLYFIFILVAVFINYSRSVPIQQDHDDHHSPYHEPEAETRVVSNPQEVLLRKLEELVRNLSEVVARLETKLSESAKIVPPTAGFRNQEQHRANQINLDAKKSVAKVQEEEIDDKIQDKERARAVPVTKYSPFWSERFQFVSAVKLDSDATCVNVLPSRDFEGFSKYVAVGDDQGRVYVFSRNGDVLIEFYTMSKSPVTAMVSYLSVYKNESVVVTGHQNGVVLVHKVHEMLNGEEWGTLFMETVGKFVPSDLGGEGLPLTLLEVHHVGRSRYILSSDVGGKIRILRENGTVHGSVIPTSRPIAFLKQRLLFLTESGAGSLDLRNMKVRESDCEGLNHSLVRNYVFDATERSKAYGFTSEGNLIHVVLVGDIMNFKCRVRSKRKFDMDEPLTLQAIKGYLLAVNAEKVFAYNVSTQHYVRVGGPRLLFSAGLDEIRSSFLNYQAMDVLTERSSVIPLMASDREKLVVLGLGGGYVGMYRSNLPVFKGEFNTMLWTSPVLFFILFLFGAWQFFAKKKEALTSWGPDDPFSSPAATTGASLGSSSGDRAFADSSSRRDDIMELRSGGLRGPPRRYVSPSRYPGGASGSFRPSSADANSRPTSVDPNYRPSSELKYRGPTLEPTGFPKRRENLYVNNQVVDDSS; from the coding sequence ATGGCAAGTACCCACAAAGGCAAGttgttctcttttctttattttattttcattttggtTGCAGTTTTTATAAACTACTCTAGGTCAGTCCCAATTCAACAAGATCATGATGACCACCACTCTCCTTACCATGAACCTGAGGCTGAAACTAGAGTTGTGTCCAATCCACAAGAAGTTTTATTACGCAAACTTGAAGAATTAGTGAGGAATCTCAGTGAAGTAGTTGCTAGACTAGAAACAAAGTTATCCGAGTCAGCCAAAATAGTGCCACCTACAGCTGGTTTCCGGAATCAAGAACAACATAGAGCTAATCAGATAAATTTGGATGCTAAAAAATCAGTTGCTAAAgttcaagaagaagaaattgatgaTAAAATTCAAGATAAAGAGAGAGCGAGAGCTGTGCCAGTTACAAAGTATAGTCCATTTTGGTCAGAGAGGTTTCAATTTGTGTCTGCTGTGAAATTAGATTCAGATGCAACTTGTGTTAATGTTTTGCCTTCTCGTGATTTTGAGGGTTTTAGTAAGTATGTTGCTGTTGGGGATGATCAAGGTAGAGTCTATGTGTTCTCGAGGAATGGGGATGTTTTGATTGAGTTTTATACCATGTCTAAGTCTCCAGTAACTGCAATGGTTTCGTACTTATCAGTTTATAAGAATGAGAGTGTTGTGGTGACAGGGCATCAGAATGGTGTTGTTTTGGTGCACAAAGTTCATGAGATGTTGAATGGAGAGGAATGGGGAACCTTATTCATGGAAACTGTAGGTAAATTTGTGCCCTCTGATCTTGGTGGAGAAGGTTTACCTTTAACTCTTCTAGAAGTACATCATGTTGGGAGGTCGAGGTATATCTTGTCATCTGATGTTGGTGGGAAGATTCGGATCCTTAGAGAAAACGGGACAGTTCATGGTTCTGTTATCCCAACAAGCAGACCAATTGCATTCTTGAAGCAAAGGCTTTTGTTTTTGACCGAGAGTGGTGCAGGATCATTGGATTTAAGGAACATGAAAGTCAGGGAATCTGATTGTGAGGGTTTGAATCATTCTCTTGTTCGGAATTATGTTTTTGATGCTACAGAACGGTCTAAAGCTTATGGATTTACATCAGAGGGCAACTTGATTCATGTAGTATTGGTGGGAGATATAATGAACTTCAAATGCAGGGTTAGATCCAAAAGAAAGTTTGACATGGATGAACCCCTTACATTACAAGCGATTAAGGGTTATTTGCTTGCTGTCAATGCAGAGAAGGTCTTTGCATATAATGTTTCTACCCAGCATTACGTTAGAGTAGGAGGACCTCGGCTTCTGTTCTCTGCAGGATTGGACGAAATCAGGTCATCTTTTCTAAATTACCAAGCAATGGATGTACTAACTGAGAGGAGTAGTGTGATACCCTTAATGGCTAGTGATCGTGAAAAGCTTGTTGTTCTTGGTCTCGGGGGTGGATATGTGGGAATGTATCGCTCTAATCTTCCAGTATTTAAAGGAGAATTTAATACAATGCTATGGACAAGTCCTGTGTTGTTCTTCATACTCTTTCTGTTTGGAGCATGGCAATTTTTTGCAAAGAAGAAGGAAGCACTTACATCTTGGGGACCTGATGACCCCTTTAGCTCACCGGCTGCTACAACTGGAGCTTCATTAGGATCAAGCTCTGGGGACCGAGCTTTTGCTGATTCGTCTTCAAGAAGAGATGATATTATGGAATTAAGATCTGGTGGTCTGAGAGGTCCTCCAAGGAGGTACGTTTCTCCTTCGAGGTATCCAGGGGGAGCAAGCGGCTCCTTTAGGCCAAGCTCTGCAGATGCTAACTCTAGACCTACTTCTGTGGATCCTAATTATAGACCATCTTCAGAGCTAAAATACAGGGGTCCAACTCTGGAACCTACAGGTTTCCCTAAAAGAAGGGAGAATCTCTATGTGAACAATCAAGTTGTTGATGATAGCAGTTGA